One Echinicola strongylocentroti DNA window includes the following coding sequences:
- a CDS encoding PepSY-associated TM helix domain-containing protein: MSNRIYNVLFHTHTVSGIVISVALFVIFFAGSFSFFRDEIVGWERNEPIAENATLSDLDFDVLLDTLDQRYALYGRDVALTRYFNERRINVSLSATKDTTATEEAKRRNFFYLDPQTSDTYTYQSNYSIGELLYRLHFFAQLNLWGTSGYILAGLVAFFFLFAIITGVLVHWKKIVSNFYVFRPKASLKNLWTDAHTALGVIGLPYQFVYAVTGACLIIGTSVMSPAVVAFVYDGDTNQLYEDFGFNPPHYEWSNDKLAEVPSINAFVARAEDKWDGFEVRNVEVFDYGDQNMHIGIEGRTDYKAKFAGRGEIVFNATTGEEVKVVDPFTSTSYQNAATAVITQLHFGDFGGMPLKVVYFILGIISCFVIISGVMIWLVARDKKHIPEKQRKFNAWVVWIYLAVCLSMFPATAITFLAVKVFLLDFDATRMTFIYQVFFYSWLVLSVLFAAKRDNFFTNKYNLLGGAVLGLLVPVANGIISGNWPWVTFPAGYYQIFVVDVFWLAVSLTALIIGLNLKKPDKQVKSPPRKRVISHLQKGVDVSLTREESLQQLN; this comes from the coding sequence ATGAGTAACAGGATCTACAATGTGCTATTCCATACCCATACCGTAAGCGGCATCGTGATCAGCGTAGCGTTGTTTGTGATTTTCTTTGCTGGTTCTTTTTCCTTTTTTAGGGATGAGATCGTTGGTTGGGAGAGAAATGAACCGATTGCTGAAAATGCGACCTTGAGTGACTTGGATTTTGACGTGTTGTTGGATACCCTTGATCAGCGATATGCACTTTATGGACGAGATGTGGCCCTTACTAGGTATTTTAATGAGCGAAGGATCAATGTCAGCCTATCTGCCACTAAGGATACTACGGCCACCGAGGAAGCAAAGCGGAGGAATTTCTTCTATTTGGATCCCCAGACTTCCGATACTTACACTTATCAAAGTAACTACAGCATAGGGGAGTTGCTGTATCGCCTTCACTTTTTTGCCCAGCTAAACTTGTGGGGAACTTCAGGATATATCTTGGCGGGTCTAGTGGCCTTCTTCTTTCTTTTTGCTATCATCACCGGTGTGTTGGTGCATTGGAAGAAGATCGTTTCCAATTTCTATGTCTTCCGCCCAAAAGCCAGCTTGAAAAACCTCTGGACTGACGCCCATACTGCCCTTGGAGTGATAGGTTTACCTTACCAATTTGTCTATGCAGTGACAGGAGCCTGCCTGATCATCGGTACATCTGTGATGTCTCCAGCTGTGGTAGCTTTCGTATATGACGGAGATACTAACCAGCTGTATGAGGACTTTGGTTTTAATCCACCACATTATGAGTGGTCCAATGATAAATTGGCCGAAGTGCCAAGCATCAATGCATTCGTAGCACGTGCAGAAGACAAATGGGATGGCTTCGAAGTTCGTAATGTTGAGGTGTTTGATTATGGTGATCAAAATATGCACATTGGGATAGAAGGCCGTACAGATTATAAAGCAAAATTTGCGGGCAGGGGAGAAATTGTGTTTAATGCAACTACTGGCGAAGAGGTAAAAGTCGTGGATCCCTTTACGTCCACTTCTTATCAAAATGCCGCTACAGCTGTTATTACCCAGCTGCACTTTGGGGATTTTGGTGGTATGCCCTTGAAGGTAGTTTATTTTATTTTGGGTATTATTTCTTGTTTTGTCATTATTTCGGGTGTCATGATCTGGTTGGTCGCGCGTGACAAAAAGCACATCCCTGAAAAACAGCGGAAGTTCAATGCTTGGGTCGTTTGGATTTATTTGGCGGTTTGCTTGAGTATGTTTCCGGCTACGGCCATTACCTTTTTGGCGGTCAAGGTTTTCCTTCTTGATTTTGATGCTACACGCATGACATTCATCTATCAAGTCTTCTTTTACAGTTGGTTGGTGTTGTCAGTGCTATTTGCCGCAAAACGGGACAATTTCTTTACCAATAAATATAACCTTTTAGGAGGTGCCGTTTTAGGGCTTCTGGTTCCAGTGGCCAATGGCATCATCAGTGGTAACTGGCCTTGGGTGACTTTTCCTGCTGGTTATTACCAGATCTTTGTGGTAGATGTTTTTTGGTTGGCGGTTTCCTTGACGGCTTTGATCATTGGACTGAATCTTAAAAAGCCAGACAAGCAAGTCAAATCACCTCCCCGCAAAAGAGTGATCAGCCATTTGCAAAAAGGGGTAGATGTTTCCTTGACGAGAGAGGAAAGTCTACAACAATTAAACTGA
- a CDS encoding glycoside hydrolase family 2 TIM barrel-domain containing protein, with protein sequence MRFRLVISCLLFLASIPSFLLAQDVRKSWTLEDNWKFSKGEQEKAFAVDYDDSGWQEVTVPHDWAIYGPFDERNDMQIVAVTQNGEKVATKKTGRTGGLPYMGVGWYRRTFEVPGFDPEGQRVKLIFDGAMSEAQVYVNGEKVGFWPYGYNTFYFDVTDFLHTDGSKNQLAVRLENKEQSSRWYPGAGLYRNVHLQVTPKTHVPVWGTFVSTPHVAEEYASVNVKTEVKNVPEGTDITITTIITDASGKEVTQKENTQQLNHGRPLEQFLTVNDPQLWSPETPQLYFAKSTISIGGKLVDEFTTRFGIRKIEFIADKGFFLNGQRRKFQGVNLHHDLGPLGAAVNRSAIKRQLKIMKDMGADAIRTSHNMPAPELVELCDEMGLMVMVESFDEWDVAKCKNGYHRFFDEWAEKDLVNMVRHYRNNPSVVMWSIGNEVPTQCSADGYKVAKFLQDICHREDPTRLVTAGMDRISCVLDNGFAAMIDVTGFNYRTHRYQEGYEKLPHSLVLGSETGSTVSSRGVYHFSVEKGAQVIHEDQQSSAYGLEYCSWSNLPEDDFALAEDYDWTLGQFVWTGFDYLGEPTPYDTDAWPNHSSMFGIVDLAGIPKDRYYLYKSVWKPEEETLHILPHWNWEGREGEKTPVFVYTNYPSAELFINGKSQGKKAKTKEGSLQERYRLMWMDVTYEPGEVKLIAYDDNGNKAAEKLLHTAGKAHHINLIPEKEKVSVDGKELAFVRVQVVDKEGNLCPTDQRSLSFEVNGAGAFKAVANGDPTSLELFHKPTMKVFNGQLTLIVSPEKSGEIKVVAKAKGVKTGEETLSAY encoded by the coding sequence ATGCGTTTCCGATTAGTTATTTCTTGCCTGCTTTTCTTAGCCAGCATTCCCTCTTTCCTACTTGCCCAAGATGTACGAAAATCATGGACGCTGGAAGACAACTGGAAGTTCAGCAAAGGAGAGCAAGAAAAGGCCTTCGCGGTAGATTATGACGATTCAGGCTGGCAGGAAGTGACCGTTCCGCATGATTGGGCGATCTATGGTCCTTTTGATGAGCGCAACGACATGCAAATCGTCGCTGTGACCCAAAATGGTGAAAAAGTGGCCACGAAGAAAACTGGGCGAACAGGCGGATTGCCCTATATGGGAGTCGGCTGGTACAGAAGGACGTTTGAGGTCCCTGGTTTTGACCCTGAGGGACAACGGGTAAAACTGATTTTTGATGGGGCCATGAGCGAGGCACAAGTGTATGTCAATGGGGAAAAAGTAGGCTTTTGGCCCTATGGCTATAATACGTTTTATTTTGATGTAACGGATTTCCTTCATACGGACGGATCCAAAAACCAATTGGCCGTCAGGCTGGAAAACAAAGAGCAATCGTCTCGCTGGTATCCTGGGGCCGGGCTCTATCGGAATGTACATCTGCAGGTTACTCCCAAAACCCATGTGCCCGTTTGGGGGACGTTTGTGTCCACGCCCCATGTCGCTGAGGAATATGCATCGGTCAATGTGAAAACCGAGGTAAAGAATGTGCCGGAAGGAACTGACATCACTATCACAACAATCATTACAGATGCTTCTGGGAAGGAAGTGACACAAAAGGAAAATACCCAACAACTCAATCACGGTCGGCCACTTGAGCAGTTTTTGACGGTGAATGACCCGCAACTTTGGTCTCCTGAAACGCCTCAGCTGTATTTTGCCAAGTCCACCATCTCCATTGGAGGCAAGCTGGTGGATGAGTTTACGACGCGTTTTGGGATTCGGAAAATTGAATTCATTGCAGATAAAGGTTTTTTCCTTAATGGGCAGCGGAGAAAATTCCAAGGGGTAAACCTGCACCATGACCTTGGCCCTCTGGGCGCGGCAGTGAACCGTTCTGCTATCAAGCGACAGCTGAAGATCATGAAGGACATGGGCGCTGATGCCATCAGGACCTCACACAACATGCCTGCTCCCGAATTGGTGGAGCTGTGCGATGAGATGGGCTTGATGGTGATGGTGGAGTCCTTTGATGAATGGGATGTGGCCAAATGCAAAAATGGTTATCACCGCTTCTTTGACGAGTGGGCCGAAAAAGACCTGGTGAATATGGTGCGTCATTACCGAAACAACCCAAGCGTGGTCATGTGGAGTATCGGCAATGAAGTGCCTACCCAGTGCAGTGCCGATGGGTATAAAGTGGCCAAATTCCTTCAGGATATTTGTCACCGAGAAGATCCTACCCGCTTGGTTACTGCCGGAATGGACCGCATTTCCTGCGTGCTGGACAATGGTTTCGCAGCAATGATCGATGTGACGGGCTTTAACTACCGCACCCATCGGTATCAGGAGGGGTATGAAAAGCTCCCGCACAGCTTGGTACTGGGCTCAGAGACCGGTTCCACGGTGAGTTCTAGGGGTGTTTATCATTTTTCTGTAGAAAAAGGCGCGCAGGTGATCCATGAAGACCAGCAGTCCAGCGCTTATGGACTGGAGTACTGCAGCTGGTCAAATCTCCCCGAGGATGATTTTGCACTGGCGGAAGACTATGACTGGACCTTGGGACAGTTTGTGTGGACAGGCTTTGACTATTTGGGAGAGCCTACGCCGTATGATACCGATGCTTGGCCCAATCACAGCTCGATGTTCGGGATTGTTGACCTAGCTGGAATTCCCAAGGATAGGTATTATTTGTACAAGAGTGTGTGGAAGCCAGAAGAAGAGACCCTTCATATTTTGCCCCATTGGAATTGGGAGGGAAGAGAAGGTGAGAAGACACCAGTTTTTGTTTATACCAACTATCCATCTGCCGAACTCTTCATTAATGGCAAGAGCCAAGGGAAAAAGGCCAAGACCAAAGAGGGGAGCTTGCAGGAACGGTACCGGCTGATGTGGATGGATGTGACATATGAACCTGGCGAAGTGAAGTTGATAGCTTATGATGACAATGGCAACAAGGCAGCTGAGAAACTCCTACATACGGCAGGAAAAGCCCATCACATCAACCTAATTCCCGAAAAAGAAAAAGTGTCCGTGGATGGCAAGGAACTGGCTTTTGTCCGCGTGCAGGTTGTGGATAAGGAGGGGAATCTCTGTCCGACCGATCAACGATCCCTGTCGTTTGAAGTGAATGGCGCAGGGGCTTTCAAGGCCGTTGCCAATGGTGATCCGACTAGTTTGGAGCTTTTTCATAAGCCTACTATGAAGGTGTTTAACGGCCAACTTACGCTTATCGTATCACCAGAAAAGTCAGGTGAAATCAAGGTGGTCGCAAAGGCAAAGGGAGTCAAGACAGGGGAGGAAACCTTGTCAGCTTATTGA
- a CDS encoding glycosyl-4,4'-diaponeurosporenoate acyltransferase CrtO family protein: MILITIIFPTILSLIFSWFVAIMVCHWTKGHLLHSRYGKLFLFNGNKWEKWIALNWFEKFISYFPLEYMEYQMMYGKNQNRISLEEIKIKHFTREFEYLIATVVLAGITLFIFFTGSQLFFYLLVMANLLGNFYPFLIHQRTRRKLEKRNCSLRKPKEHPSIS; this comes from the coding sequence ATGATCTTAATCACCATAATTTTCCCTACTATTCTTTCATTGATATTTTCTTGGTTTGTTGCGATAATGGTTTGTCATTGGACAAAAGGCCACCTTCTCCATTCCAGGTATGGTAAGCTGTTCCTCTTTAACGGCAACAAATGGGAAAAATGGATAGCCCTCAACTGGTTTGAAAAATTCATCTCCTATTTTCCACTGGAGTACATGGAATATCAGATGATGTATGGAAAAAACCAAAACCGTATTAGCCTTGAGGAGATTAAGATCAAACACTTTACCCGGGAATTTGAGTACCTAATTGCCACGGTGGTTTTAGCTGGTATTACACTATTCATTTTTTTTACAGGTTCCCAACTCTTTTTCTACCTACTGGTGATGGCCAATTTACTTGGTAATTTTTACCCGTTTTTGATCCACCAGCGGACAAGGAGGAAACTGGAAAAAAGAAACTGTAGTCTAAGAAAACCTAAAGAGCATCCATCAATAAGCTGA
- a CDS encoding CobW family GTP-binding protein → MDTKRINVFILTGFLGAGKTTVLNNLLQQYARENNMVIENEFGAASVDGGLVNVRQDRVFELNNGCICCSLGEELYSVLREIAQMPTPPENVFIEASGLADPGALASVFVMETVSEYFVVKSVIGIVDAVLFEDSLVEVPEAGRQLAIADLIVLNKEAMVAKDYTHSLVQRIKRINPLSVVYPTNYGNISTELLAQHFTEAPQLLTYKETQSHEHSDVKSILLDFKEVVFDLGRLRSILTVSLFLHYHQIYRIKGYVHINGSKRLHLVQSVGQQLSISPVHRNEVQDPFLVVIGKGLTRKGIEKLFSKGFDHEAMVK, encoded by the coding sequence ATGGATACAAAACGCATAAATGTTTTTATACTGACAGGTTTTTTGGGGGCTGGGAAAACAACTGTGCTAAATAATTTATTGCAGCAATATGCCCGTGAAAACAACATGGTAATCGAAAATGAGTTTGGAGCGGCATCTGTGGATGGCGGTTTGGTGAATGTCCGGCAAGACCGAGTTTTTGAGTTGAACAACGGGTGTATTTGTTGTTCATTGGGAGAAGAGCTCTATAGCGTCCTGAGAGAAATAGCGCAGATGCCCACTCCTCCTGAGAATGTGTTTATCGAAGCGTCGGGCTTGGCTGACCCTGGTGCTCTGGCCAGTGTTTTTGTGATGGAAACAGTGAGTGAGTATTTCGTAGTCAAAAGTGTCATAGGAATAGTCGATGCTGTTTTATTTGAGGATAGTTTGGTAGAAGTGCCAGAGGCGGGAAGACAATTGGCCATTGCTGATTTGATAGTGTTGAACAAGGAAGCAATGGTTGCCAAAGACTACACCCACTCTCTCGTTCAGAGAATCAAGCGAATTAACCCTCTTTCTGTTGTATATCCTACCAATTACGGTAACATCAGCACTGAGCTGCTGGCCCAGCACTTTACTGAAGCCCCCCAGTTGTTAACTTATAAAGAAACACAATCGCATGAACACAGCGATGTCAAATCGATTTTGTTGGATTTTAAGGAGGTCGTTTTTGATCTTGGTCGTTTGCGAAGTATCTTGACGGTGTCACTATTTCTCCATTACCATCAGATTTACAGGATCAAAGGCTATGTCCATATCAATGGAAGCAAGCGCCTTCACTTGGTCCAAAGCGTAGGCCAGCAGCTTAGTATTTCTCCCGTCCATAGAAATGAGGTCCAAGATCCTTTTTTAGTGGTAATAGGAAAAGGGCTTACCAGAAAAGGGATAGAGAAACTGTTTTCCAAGGGCTTTGATCATGAAGCAATGGTCAAGTGA
- a CDS encoding DUF3999 family protein, with protein sequence MRPIIKLLIPVYLLVSQQALGQIKDYAYMRELEGITDTWHQIDLPDDIFGKVDQQLDDIRIYGITAQQDTIEAPYLLRSTAPKADKASIDFKLLNTSQSSGHHFYTFEVAGEAITDHIALDIGRQNFDWKVKLEGSHDQKEWFTLLEDYRILSIKNTSTDFRFTTLDFPAANYPYYRLAIPSSKNPNLQKATLERQVIEKGTYQNHQVASIQSHQNDESKSSQIEVKLSMPVPISQVKININEDFDYYRPVTISYLSDSVQIEKGWHYQYRQLASGMLNSLSGNQFDLPPTTLQQLRITIHNQDNTPLTVNGVEAKGFDYMLIARFTTPADYFLVYGQANGIAPHYDIAQFTENIPSSPKALTLKPPIAIQSTPAAAPLPLFGNKAWLWAIMAIIIVVLGWFSLKMIKKA encoded by the coding sequence ATGAGACCGATCATTAAACTTCTAATCCCCGTTTACCTGCTGGTGTCCCAGCAGGCCTTAGGGCAAATCAAGGATTACGCGTATATGCGTGAGTTGGAAGGCATCACCGATACGTGGCATCAGATTGACCTGCCGGATGATATTTTCGGAAAGGTCGACCAACAGCTCGATGATATCCGCATCTATGGCATCACAGCCCAACAGGACACGATAGAAGCTCCCTATCTCCTCAGGTCCACTGCGCCAAAAGCGGACAAAGCCTCCATTGACTTCAAATTACTCAACACCTCACAAAGTAGTGGACATCACTTTTACACGTTTGAAGTAGCGGGTGAAGCGATAACGGACCATATTGCCCTTGATATTGGTCGACAGAACTTTGACTGGAAAGTAAAGCTGGAGGGAAGCCATGACCAAAAAGAATGGTTCACCTTATTGGAAGATTACAGGATACTCTCCATCAAAAACACTTCCACAGACTTCCGGTTCACCACGTTGGATTTTCCGGCGGCCAATTACCCCTATTACCGACTGGCCATCCCCAGCAGCAAAAATCCCAACTTGCAAAAAGCAACACTAGAGCGGCAGGTCATCGAAAAAGGAACCTATCAAAACCACCAAGTCGCCAGTATTCAGTCACATCAGAATGATGAATCAAAGTCAAGTCAAATCGAAGTGAAATTAAGCATGCCGGTACCGATAAGTCAGGTGAAGATCAATATTAACGAAGATTTTGACTATTATCGGCCAGTCACTATAAGCTACCTTTCGGACAGTGTACAGATAGAAAAAGGCTGGCATTATCAGTACCGTCAGTTGGCTTCAGGAATGCTCAACTCCCTCTCGGGCAACCAATTTGACCTGCCTCCTACCACGCTACAGCAGCTCAGGATCACCATCCATAATCAGGACAATACACCTCTCACCGTGAATGGTGTGGAAGCCAAAGGATTTGACTATATGCTGATCGCCCGATTCACGACACCGGCAGATTATTTTCTGGTATATGGCCAGGCCAATGGAATAGCCCCGCATTATGATATTGCCCAATTCACTGAAAACATCCCTTCCTCCCCAAAAGCACTTACGCTAAAACCGCCAATAGCCATCCAGTCAACACCGGCTGCTGCTCCATTGCCGCTATTTGGTAATAAAGCATGGCTTTGGGCGATAATGGCCATCATCATTGTGGTATTGGGCTGGTTTTCCCTCAAGATGATCAAAAAAGCCTGA
- a CDS encoding DUF2339 domain-containing protein: MAENHEKLDLLLKNLEVLLEKQEAFSKEVNQLQSEIQQLKRTSTSAGKEEKTLPEIPKKEPTPSLRPFRKQEKSKAALAWDFPPKSKKPKIDFEKVIGENLANKIGIIIVIIGVAIGAKYTIENQLIGPLTRIIIGYGLGIGLMGFAIKLKEKYGNFSAVLLSGAMAIMYFITFAAFSFYGLIGLPLTFALMVIFTAFTVLAALHYDKQVIAHIGLVGAYAVPFLLSDGSGNVGFLFSYIAIINAGILVIAIKKYWKALYYSAFGLTWIIYLVWFVFDYRRAEHFGLAMTFLVIFFVIFYLAFLAYKFLQKEKFNSADIIMLMTNAFIFYGIGYALLSDQPDKAPFLGLFTLANAIIHFLVSLPIYRRKLADRNLFYLVIGLVLIFVTLTFPVQLDGNWVTLLWTGEAALLFWIGRTKQVAFYEKMAYPLMLIAFFSLIQDWSIIYATYYPEIKEAHFTPLINIHFLSSLLFLAGFGWIYWLQSTTDFSPSWKPTKETATVISFGIPAILLFSAFYTLLAEINTYWQQLYVISEVAIDNIGYVRNEDLLHFKSIWAICYSLAFLAILAILNFKKLRSQPLGWVNLVLLAFALLIFLTDGLYALSELRVTYLDPPHPEYFAYGFGNIIIRYISFVFVGLALIAAYFYRKQAFMKRSFVMAFDFGLHLTLVWTLSSELIHWMDMAGWSRQYKLGLSIFWGVYALTVIGIGIWKNKKYLRIAAIALFGLTLLKLFFYDISHLDTIAKTVVFISLGILLLIISFLYNKFKHIITDETDH; the protein is encoded by the coding sequence ATGGCTGAAAATCACGAAAAGCTGGACTTGCTTCTAAAAAACCTGGAAGTATTACTGGAAAAACAAGAAGCGTTTTCCAAGGAAGTCAATCAGCTGCAATCTGAAATCCAACAATTAAAAAGAACATCTACCTCTGCCGGAAAAGAGGAAAAAACGCTACCCGAAATTCCCAAAAAGGAACCAACACCATCGCTACGGCCCTTCCGTAAACAGGAAAAGTCAAAAGCAGCCTTGGCCTGGGACTTCCCTCCCAAGTCAAAAAAACCAAAAATCGACTTTGAAAAGGTTATTGGTGAAAACCTCGCCAATAAGATCGGTATTATCATCGTCATCATAGGGGTCGCCATAGGTGCCAAATACACCATTGAAAACCAACTGATCGGCCCACTGACCAGAATTATCATTGGCTACGGCTTGGGAATTGGTCTCATGGGATTTGCCATAAAGCTAAAAGAGAAGTATGGAAATTTCAGTGCTGTGCTGCTCAGTGGAGCCATGGCCATTATGTATTTTATTACTTTTGCAGCATTTAGCTTTTATGGGTTGATCGGGCTTCCGTTAACCTTTGCACTGATGGTTATTTTCACGGCCTTTACCGTGCTGGCAGCATTGCATTACGACAAGCAGGTCATCGCACACATTGGACTGGTGGGCGCCTATGCTGTCCCCTTTCTACTCAGTGATGGATCCGGCAATGTCGGCTTTCTCTTTTCATATATCGCTATTATCAATGCGGGAATCCTTGTCATTGCTATCAAAAAATACTGGAAAGCACTTTACTATTCCGCTTTTGGACTGACTTGGATCATCTATCTGGTATGGTTTGTTTTCGATTATAGACGCGCGGAACATTTTGGCTTGGCCATGACGTTTCTGGTGATCTTTTTTGTGATCTTCTACTTGGCATTCCTTGCTTATAAATTCCTTCAGAAGGAAAAGTTCAATTCAGCAGATATCATCATGCTGATGACCAATGCCTTTATCTTCTATGGAATAGGATATGCGCTTCTTTCAGATCAACCGGATAAAGCCCCCTTTTTAGGACTGTTTACACTGGCCAATGCCATTATCCATTTCTTGGTCAGCTTACCGATTTATCGACGTAAACTCGCTGATCGCAACCTCTTCTATTTGGTGATAGGGCTGGTTTTGATCTTTGTCACCCTGACTTTCCCAGTACAGTTGGATGGCAATTGGGTGACATTGCTGTGGACTGGTGAAGCTGCGTTATTATTCTGGATAGGAAGGACCAAACAGGTAGCATTTTACGAAAAAATGGCCTATCCCCTCATGCTCATCGCTTTCTTCAGCCTGATCCAAGACTGGTCGATCATCTACGCCACATATTATCCAGAAATAAAAGAAGCGCATTTTACGCCACTAATTAATATCCATTTTCTTTCCTCTTTGCTGTTTTTGGCAGGCTTTGGGTGGATCTATTGGCTGCAATCAACAACGGACTTCTCCCCGTCGTGGAAACCGACAAAAGAAACGGCCACTGTCATTTCTTTTGGTATTCCCGCGATCCTCCTCTTTAGCGCTTTCTACACTTTACTTGCAGAAATCAACACCTACTGGCAGCAACTGTATGTCATCTCGGAAGTGGCCATTGATAATATCGGATACGTTAGAAACGAGGACTTGCTCCATTTTAAGAGCATCTGGGCCATTTGCTATTCGCTGGCTTTTCTAGCAATTTTGGCGATTTTAAATTTCAAAAAACTCCGCAGTCAACCTCTCGGCTGGGTAAACTTGGTTTTATTGGCCTTTGCCTTACTGATCTTTTTGACCGATGGTCTTTATGCGTTAAGTGAGCTTAGGGTAACTTATCTGGATCCACCCCACCCGGAATACTTTGCATATGGGTTTGGAAATATTATCATTCGCTATATCTCCTTTGTTTTTGTAGGCCTAGCCCTTATCGCTGCCTATTTCTACCGAAAACAGGCTTTTATGAAACGTTCTTTTGTGATGGCATTTGATTTTGGACTGCACCTCACGTTAGTATGGACCCTCAGCAGTGAACTGATTCATTGGATGGACATGGCCGGCTGGTCCCGTCAATATAAGCTTGGGCTTAGTATCTTTTGGGGTGTCTATGCGCTGACAGTGATAGGAATTGGAATCTGGAAAAACAAAAAGTACCTGCGGATAGCGGCGATTGCGCTGTTTGGTCTTACACTGCTCAAACTGTTCTTCTATGACATCAGCCACTTGGACACCATCGCCAAAACCGTGGTATTCATTTCCCTTGGCATTTTATTGCTGATCATTTCATTTTTGTACAACAAATTCAAGCACATTATCACTGATGAGACCGATCATTAA
- a CDS encoding zinc ribbon domain-containing protein YjdM: MSENSPCPQCSSIYAYPTGVSMMCPECGHEWNPETAVTEEDEESLDVKDANGNPLQDGDDVVVIKNLPVKGAAHPIKAGTKVKNIRLVEGDHNIDCKIPGFGAMALKSIFVKKA; encoded by the coding sequence ATGTCAGAGAATAGCCCTTGTCCCCAATGTAGTTCCATATACGCCTACCCTACCGGAGTTTCGATGATGTGCCCTGAATGTGGCCACGAGTGGAACCCAGAAACTGCAGTTACTGAGGAGGATGAAGAAAGTCTGGACGTCAAAGATGCCAACGGTAATCCCCTCCAAGATGGCGACGATGTGGTAGTGATCAAAAACCTGCCTGTAAAAGGCGCTGCCCACCCCATAAAAGCAGGCACCAAGGTAAAAAACATTCGTTTGGTAGAGGGAGACCACAATATAGACTGCAAAATCCCTGGCTTCGGCGCAATGGCCTTAAAGTCCATTTTTGTAAAGAAAGCCTAG
- a CDS encoding tetratricopeptide repeat protein yields the protein MTNTSFGQSSPNLGRTDRLMEMAKTSIAKSDYEKANYYFRQIIESGVSIPPEMPYYFAETLYQLKQFDNSSNFLNKYLEINGFKAENYKEAKALQQALKAPLEAISSCKLCDAKGYRYQPCPTCHGKKVIEQDCSYCKGKGVVGCSRCKATGIVTRKNVFDITEYYQCSRCEGEGRLTCPRCDGTLKEVSACHTCSGFGEVHSEELCDHQNHDDHKEEVFTEQ from the coding sequence ATGACCAACACTTCTTTTGGCCAAAGTAGCCCCAACCTAGGAAGAACTGACCGTCTCATGGAAATGGCCAAAACTTCCATCGCCAAAAGTGATTATGAAAAAGCCAATTACTATTTCCGACAAATTATCGAAAGCGGGGTTTCCATTCCACCAGAAATGCCCTACTATTTTGCAGAAACCCTTTACCAATTAAAGCAATTCGACAACAGCTCTAATTTCCTCAACAAATACCTTGAAATAAACGGGTTCAAAGCAGAAAACTATAAGGAGGCAAAAGCCCTACAGCAAGCACTGAAAGCTCCTTTGGAGGCTATTTCATCCTGTAAGCTGTGTGATGCCAAAGGTTATCGGTACCAACCCTGCCCTACCTGCCATGGCAAAAAAGTCATCGAGCAGGACTGTAGCTATTGTAAAGGAAAAGGAGTGGTGGGTTGCAGCCGCTGTAAAGCCACCGGGATCGTCACTCGGAAAAATGTCTTTGACATCACCGAATATTACCAATGCTCCCGATGTGAAGGTGAGGGAAGATTAACCTGCCCACGATGCGATGGGACACTAAAAGAGGTCAGCGCTTGCCATACCTGTTCGGGTTTTGGAGAAGTGCATTCCGAAGAGCTGTGTGATCACCAAAACCACGATGATCATAAAGAAGAAGTATTTACAGAACAGTAA
- a CDS encoding DUF937 domain-containing protein, translated as MINEILKNVGPEVISKITSQFGLSEEQASKAVDTTQESLTATATKEAAGGNLDGLLNMINQGSGAAGGSMFQKFAGNLASDYISKLGVSEGIAQQISNFVLPLVLDKILGQTGGNAGKGDLMKLIGGSAGDILKGKAGDMLGGLGNMFK; from the coding sequence ATGATCAATGAAATTTTAAAAAATGTGGGGCCAGAGGTGATTTCTAAGATCACTAGCCAGTTTGGATTGTCAGAGGAGCAAGCCTCCAAAGCAGTAGACACCACACAAGAATCTCTCACTGCCACAGCCACCAAAGAAGCTGCAGGCGGGAACCTGGATGGATTGCTCAATATGATCAATCAAGGCAGTGGAGCGGCCGGTGGTAGTATGTTCCAGAAGTTTGCAGGAAACCTGGCCAGCGATTATATCTCCAAGCTGGGAGTTTCTGAAGGTATTGCCCAGCAGATCAGCAATTTTGTCCTGCCATTGGTGCTCGATAAGATCCTAGGCCAGACTGGTGGAAATGCCGGCAAAGGTGACCTGATGAAGCTTATTGGAGGCAGTGCGGGTGATATCCTCAAGGGCAAGGCAGGAGATATGCTCGGCGGATTGGGGAATATGTTTAAATGA